In one window of Xylocopa sonorina isolate GNS202 unplaced genomic scaffold, iyXylSono1_principal scaffold0047, whole genome shotgun sequence DNA:
- the LOC143432168 gene encoding uncharacterized protein LOC143432168, protein MGNLPKECIAQSQLFINVGIDYCGPFFIKEQQYHNYRRKKNYVVVFVCLAVKAVHLEIVHDLTSEAFITALQIFIARRGLCINLYSDNISNKLQEHHKGVTLFLSNQSINWHFIASKAPHFGSFWEAAVKPFKHHLTSGAKTELFAIEKFTTLISQIGAFLNSRPLTPISSDPNDLLVLTPGYFLIGDALTILRKHNYMKIRNPIVHLVGNMSKRCDNAFGLVGIANI, encoded by the exons ATGGGTAATCTACCGAAAGAATGCATCGCCCAATCTCAACTCTTCATCAATGTAGGCATCGATTATTGTGGACCCTTTTTCATTAAAGAGCAGCAATACCATAAttatagaagaaaaaagaattatgTGGTTGTTTTCGTCTGCCTGGCAGTAAAGGCTGTTCATCTCGAAATTGTCCACGACCTCACTAGTGAGGCTTTCATCACTGCTCTACAAATATTCATCGCAAGACGGGGATTATGCATAAATCTATACTCTGACAATATCTCAAACAAACTTC AAGAACACCACAAAGGAGTCACGttatttttatcaaatcaaTCAATCAACTGGCACTTCATCGCATCAAAGGCACCGCATTTTGGAAGCTTCTGGGAGGCCGCAGTAAAACCCTTCAAGCACCATTTAACGAGCGGTGCAAAAACTGAGCTGTTCGCAATAGAGAAATTTACAACCCTTATATCCCAAATCGGAGCTTTCCTTAATTCCCGCCCACTCACTCCAATTTCCTCAGATCCAAATGACCTGTTAGTCCTCACCCCGGGATATTTCCTAATTGGCGATGCTCTCACGATTCTACGGAAACACAACTATATGAAGATACGCAATCCAATCGTTCATCTAGTCGGCAACATGTCCAAAAGGTGCGATAACGCCTTTGGACTCGTTGGCATTGCGAATATTTAA